A genomic segment from Aegilops tauschii subsp. strangulata cultivar AL8/78 chromosome 1, Aet v6.0, whole genome shotgun sequence encodes:
- the LOC109736408 gene encoding uncharacterized protein: MPAGEPLPGRGASSRPAAPATAYSGVAKKLPLALLVFFSALLYNQIQPPPPKVPGSPGGPPITANRTKLRDGRHLAYLESGVPKDQAKYKIIFVHGFFCCRYDVLNVSQGLLQELGIYLLSFDRPGYCESDAHPARTEESIAVDIAELADNLQLGPRFHLMGFSMGGEIMWSCLKHIPHRLAGVAILAPVGNYWWSGLPPDVYQEAWYVQFPQDRAAVWVAHHLPWLANWWNTQRLFPSSSVKARNPAIYSREDKPLSAKFAQRAHNKQVTQQGEHESLHRDMIVGFGKWGWSPLQPGNPFAGVGDDVKVHLWHGVEDLFVPVALSRYISKRLPWVIYHELPTAGHLFPVADGMPDVIVKSLLLGDG; encoded by the exons ATGCCGGCCGGTGAGCCCCTCCCCGGCCGTGGTGCCAGCAGCAGGCCTGCAGCGCCGGCCACAGCGTACTCTG GCGTTGCCAAGAAGCTGCCACTGGCTCTGCTCGTGTTCTTCTCGGCACTGCTCTACAACCAGATTCAGCCGCCGCCGCCAAAGGTCCCTGGCTCGCCGGGCGGGCCTCCGATCAcggcaaaccggacaaagctcaGGGACGGCAGGCACCTGGCCTACCTGGAATCCGGCGTCCCAAAGGATCAGGCCAAGTACAAGATCATTTTCGTCCATGGCTTCTTCTGCTGCAGATACGACGTGCTCAACGTCTCCCAG GGGCTGCTACAGGAACTGGGCATCTACCTGCTGTCCTTCGACCGCCCGGGGTACTGCGAGAGCGACGCGCACCCGGCGCGGACGGAGGAGAGCATCGCCGTCGACATCGCCGAGCTGGCCGACAACCTGCAGCTGGGGCCCCGGTTCCACCTCATGGGCTTCTCCATGGGCGGCGAGATCATGTGGAGCTGCCTCAAGCACATCCCGCACAG GCTCGCCGGCGTGGCCATTCTCGCGCCGGTAGGCAACTACTGGTGGTCCGGCCTGCCGCCGGACGTGTACCAGGAGGCGTGGTACGTGCAGTTCCCGCAAGACCGAGCCGCCGTCTGGGTCGCCCACCACCTCCCGTGGCTGGCCAACTGGTGGAACACCCAGAGGCTGTTCCCAAGCTCCAGCGTCAAGGCCCGCAACCCCGCCATCTACTCCAGGGAAGACAAGCCGCTCAGCGCCAAATTCGCCCAGCGAGCCCACAAT AAGCAGGTCACGCAGCAAGGGGAGCACGAGTCCCTGCACCGGGACATGATCGTCGGGTTCGGGAAGTGGGGATGGAGCCCGCTGCAGCCGGGCAACCCGTTCGCCGGCGTTGGCGACGATGTGAAGGTGCACCTGTGGCACGGAGTCGAAGACCTGTTCGTGCCTGTTGCCCTGTCCCGGTACATCAGCAAGAGGCTCCCCTGGGTGATCTACCACGAGCTCCCGACGGCCGGCCACCTGTTCCCGGTCGCCGACGGGATGCCCGACGTCATCGTCAAGTCGCTGCTGCTCGGAGACGGGTGA